Within the Epinephelus lanceolatus isolate andai-2023 chromosome 9, ASM4190304v1, whole genome shotgun sequence genome, the region TACctgatataaataataaacaaaccaAAGCACTCAATATCTTTAAGTCAAGTGAGAAGTATCATTCTACACCAGGGACTAGAAAagtataaataaagaaaaatatatactATTACAGTAGGCAAATTTTGTTGTTTGATAGTTTATATATAACacaacataataaaatataGAATTTCCATCATAAAGAATTGCTTCTCATCACATATGCAGTCACACATTGCACTTCCCACAATCCCTTGATAACAGGTTTCCCCCTCGGCTCCAGCACACTCAGTACATTGTGCGGTTATGTCAGTGTGGCGCTCTGCCACTGACTCCGGCACCGCTTCAGTTCCAGCTCCCGTACAGCCTGGCGGGACACTAACACCAACGCCAggctcctgtgtgggatcacTGCTTGGCTGTGGCTGTGTCTTCCAGGAGAGCTCTCATGTCCAACAGAGCATCCTCTACAGCCTGGGCAAACTTGGCAGCGTTGGTCTCGTCACAGCTGTTGAAGGCCGTGATGGCGATGTTGATGTGCTCGTCCATGGGATTGTAACACACTCCGTAGCCATCTGGCACCATTGGACCAAAGCACATCACACAGTCTGTCTTGGAGCCAACCTGGACATGGGGATGGCAGAAATGAGGGCAAGCAAACAAATATGACGGAAAAATAATCATTTGCTCAGCAATAATAGACTTGATTTtctaaaatacaaatatacCTGGCTGGTGAGCAGATTATAATGGTTCGCCACAGCAAATGAGGTATCCATGAATATCTCAGGCATGGAGGTCAGGTCTTCAATACTCAGCATCCTTAGCCCGAGGAGGTGTCTATCTATGGCTTGTCCATGAATTGcctaaaaaaacagaaaagttaaaTGTGTAGAACTGAAATTAATCAGATGGTGTAATGGAACTAAGATTTTTTATGTTGATCAACTCCAGCTCTTACATCATACGTGCTCTGCTTATGTGTCTCAACAGCTTTTTGCAGCAGCGCCagcctctctgtgttctgttggGAACATTTACTGCTCAGTCAGACAGCTTACATGCCTTAAATCATACATTTATTGTAAAACTCTAGTGGTTTAAAAGTACCTGTTTAGCTGGGTCTTGCATTGCCTCGACAAATTTTAATGAGTCTGCAGTGGTTACACGGATTGCATCTGTTCGCCCATATTTGAACATACGTAACGATGCACTCTCATATGTGGAGCAGCAAATATTATACATCCTGGAATTCAAAAACAGCACACAGgatatataatattattaaaCAAGATGTGGTTCAGTAGGtgacttttataaaaaattaaattttgtcatatttgctgaaacacTCACTACATCCTGACAGCAGTACGTGAGACAGatcatctgtgaaaaaaatcatattcctctgcctcCCCCTGTGGCTTCTAATGGGATTACAAGAATCCTTTGtgcctgaatgaaaacaaccaatcagagtcaggAGAGTTTTCTAACACACGTCAATCACTGCTAGTGCACACGCTGCACTGCCAACAACATTGTACATGTCAAACACTGCCTTCTCTGACATCAGAAGCACTACAAGAAGGTAAATAATTTTGTCACAAATTATCTGTCTCATACACTACTGTCAATAAACAGTGACTGTTTaagtaaatatgaaaaaaagttatttatttgtctAAAAGTTACCGTCTGTCCATCTCCAAATCATTTTCAACTACAGAAAAGGGATTTCTTACCTGAAGTAGGCCAGTTGAAACGCCATTTGCACAAAAGCATCCGGACTCAGCTCATGTTTCTTTGGCACCTTTTTTccaaaatgtgaaaacatgagCACCTTCACATCTAAGTCATGCACCattctggttaaacaaagaaaaaagtgaGTTAAACAAAATGTCTGACATCAATGAGGAGCCAATAATCATAATAACTGCACTTTACATACATGTTCATATTTTGCTTTGCTTTCTCAATGTCTCTCTTGACTTCAGGTGTAATGTTAAATCGCAGTTTCAGAGGCATAGGCAGGGGAACCATGGGAGAGCGTACTATTTCATTTCTCTGCCTGTTGAGACAATATGACAGACTTAGTCCATTTGAAAATGGGGACAACACTCATCCAAAATTGGGAGGAAACTTACATGTATTTAACAACAAAATCGATGAGAAACACAATGGGTGGACCCTCGGCCGGTGCGTGTTCATACACTAGTCCACATGTGCCATCTTCACCAACAATGAACTGAGGACAGTTGATAAGCACATTCAATTTCTTCACCACCACTGCAGTACttaatcattttttaatgttaagtCATTTGTCTCAAACGGACCTGTATTGTCTTGTCAAACCAGCGATTGCCACTGTTCCAGCGAGCTCCTCCTCCATGCAGCATCTGTGCAGCCACACGGCTCTGGTACAGCTCGTCTGACACACGTGGCATCGGGGCATCCAGACAAACTGTGAAGATACTTTTCTGGATGGCACGGACTGACTCCTTATTTGTCTTATCTGAAGAGGAATATAACCGCCTTTAAGATCACATTTTTCCACAACAGATTTTCTCACAAATAGTCTAGATTCTTCAGCGAGATTGATTTTACATAGAGAATAAATCTATTGATGATGAGCTTTTTCTTGCAAGCTTTTGTCTCTGCTGTGCTCACCCTTAATCAGATTGTTATAGGCTTTTCCCCAGGTGTTGCGGTGCTGTGATGTGAGGATGCCAATCGGCTCCTTGTTAGTCTGCAAAGATGAATTCCAGATCTTCTCCAACTGCAT harbors:
- the LOC117252783 gene encoding carnitine O-acetyltransferase: MLGVLVKAALRPGMVKPCRLVRPVTQIPERSLVDQKGLPKLPVPPLKQTCERYLAALEPIVSEEELDHTRQLVNEFLKGGVGERLQKSLERRARKTDNWLSEWWMQSAYLDCRMPVAVYTSPGVVLPRMHFQDRQGQMRFAAKLIAGVLEFKKMIDTDTLPIEYLSGKPLCMDQYYQILSSCRVPGPKRDTVVNHTIGKKPITHITVVHNFQFFVLDVYHSDGTPLTVDQIYMQLEKIWNSSLQTNKEPIGILTSQHRNTWGKAYNNLIKDKTNKESVRAIQKSIFTVCLDAPMPRVSDELYQSRVAAQMLHGGGARWNSGNRWFDKTIQFIVGEDGTCGLVYEHAPAEGPPIVFLIDFVVKYMQRNEIVRSPMVPLPMPLKLRFNITPEVKRDIEKAKQNMNIMVHDLDVKVLMFSHFGKKVPKKHELSPDAFVQMAFQLAYFRMYNICCSTYESASLRMFKYGRTDAIRVTTADSLKFVEAMQDPAKQNTERLALLQKAVETHKQSTYDAIHGQAIDRHLLGLRMLSIEDLTSMPEIFMDTSFAVANHYNLLTSQVGSKTDCVMCFGPMVPDGYGVCYNPMDEHINIAITAFNSCDETNAAKFAQAVEDALLDMRALLEDTATAKQ